GACTCAGACGTGTGAGCCGTTTGCCATCAGGCTATTATGGCAGATATTATACAGACAACCGAGGTAATCTATACATCCCCGGCGACACCCCATGGGAAAACCGTCAAATCATCGCAAACCATAATGGTAAAAACATCACGTGGCAAGATGGTTGGGGGCTACTAGACCCAGAAGCTGCTGCTAAGGGTTATGGTGGTTTTTACTGGGACAACGTAGAGCTTGACACCCAAGGCACGCCTTTATCTGTATTCTACAATGACCTAAAAGGCGACAAAGGCTTTACCAAAAAAGGCGCTGGTAAACTGGTATTTACTGGTAATAACAGCTATAAAGGTAACTCTATCATCGAGGGCGGTTCATTAGAAATCAATGGTAACAATGGTGGTTCTACCATGGTTGTCAAAGGTGGTGAGCTGACAGGTCATGGTAGTGTTGCCAATGTACACCAAACAGGTGGCTGGGTAAATAACGAAGGTAATCTACGCATCAGAGGTAACTATAATATCAACACCAATCGTGGTGCAGATGCTGGTCTAAAAGCCCAGTTTGGCAACATGATTACCGTTGATGGCAAAGCAAGACTCGGTGGTACTCTAAACTTAACAGGCGAGACCAAAGATGGCATCATCAGCCAATCAGGCAGTCGCAGTACTGTTTTGCGTGCCAAGCAAGGTCTTGAAAACCGCTTTGACAGCCATCGTTCAAGCAACCCCTTGTTTGAGGTTACCAAGGTTGAGTACACCCCAGAGGTGGACAGAAATGGCAGAGTGGTGGGTAACTCACGTGTGAACAACGACGTACAAGTAACCGCCAGACGTCTAAGTGCAGGCAATGTTGTTTATGGCATTGGCATGAATAATAGCGGTAGCCGTGTTGCCCAAAACCTAGATAAAGTGCTAAACGACCTTGATGAAAAACAAGCAGTTCAAGGCTCATTAACCAGCGATGAAAAACGCTTTGCCAACCAAGTGTTTAGTAGTTTTGAGAATATGAGTGCCGACTATGGCAACAACACAGCCAGTCCCATGCTGTCTGTGGTAAGCACCAACCAAGAGCTATATAAGCTAGACCCAACATTCTATGCTGACAGTGCATTAAATGTGGTAGAAGACAGTGCTGTTCACGCCACTGACTTTGGTAAGCGTCTAAAAGATGGTAGAAATGTTTGGGGTTCGGTCAGTCACCATGATTATGATGTGGACATGGCTCACGCCACCAGCGAGCGTAAGGGCAACACCTATACCGTTGGTGCCAGCACTCAGACTGCGAACGATGTTAGTGTCGGTGCTCAGCTTGATGTCAGCGACCTTGACCTAAAAGAATCAGTTTATGGCATTAGCAATAAAACCCAAACTGACAGCATTGGTCTGACCGTGGGTGCATCCAAAAATGTTGGTGATGCTTATGTGTCAGGCTGGGTAAAAGGAGCTAAGGTTGAGACCAAAGCCAACCGTGCCGAGATGACCGATGACATCAAGTATGATGGTAAGCTATATGGCGTGGGTATCCAAGTGGGTAAAAACATCGATACCGCATCGGGCGTGAGCGTACAGCCTTATGCCTTTGCCAACCATCAAAAATACAAAAATGATGGCGACATCAACGATGGCATGAACATCATCACCGACATCAGTGCCAAGCAAACTCAGGTGGGTGTTGGTACGGATGTGGCATTCCAAGCAACCCCTGCCCTACAACTAACCGCAGGTGTGCAAGTGGCTCACGCTGTTAGCCGTGATACCAGCCTAGATACTCGCTATGTTGGCACAGCAACAGATGTACAATATGGTACTTGGGATACTGACAAAACCAAATGGTCAGCCAAAGTGGGTGCAAACTACAATGTAACGCCAAACAGTCAAGTAGGTCTAAACTACAGCTACACAGGTAGTGGCGATTCAGATGCTTCTCAGGTGGGTGTGAGCTTCACCAGTAAGTTCTAATTCATTAATAAGGTAATAAAAAACAGCACAATTTGAACCGACCCCCAAATCTTAGACATAAGATTAAAGGTTAGGTTGTTGCAAGTGGTTGTATTAACCCTAATTGGACTAAGTTTCTGTACTTAACAGGACTTAGTCCTTTTAATTTGCTCTTTATTCTATCATGATTGTAGTAGTGTATGTACTCATCAATCACTTGTTTAAGTTCATCTGTTGATGTAAATGTGGTTGTCTCATAAAATATCTCTTGTTTTAGCGTACCAAAGAAGCTCTCTATCACAGCATTATCCAAACAATTGCCTTTTCTTGACATGCTTTGGGTTAAGCCTTGTTCTTTTAGGGTTTGTTGATACTGGTGCATTTGATAGTGCCAGCCTTGGTCTGAATGAATGATGGGTTTGTCATCCATCTTTTCTTGGCTTAGCTTGGATAGGGCATCATTTAACATCTCTTTGACCAACTCATACGTTGGTCTGTCCTTCATCGTATAACTGACAATCTCACCATTAAACAAGTCGATGATGGGCGATAGGTAGAGTTTTCTTTGAATGACACCGCCATCATTTGCCTTGTCTTGTACTTTAAACTCGGTGATGTCTGTTGCCCACTTTTGATTGGGTTTGTCTGCTTTAAAGTCTCTTTTGAGTATATTGTCCTGAATGGTATCTTTGCCCATTGTGCCTTTGTAAGTATTAAACTTACGTTGACGACGAACCAATGCTTTGAGTCCAAGTTTAGCCATCAGTCGTTGCACTCGTTTATGATTAATGACCATGCCTTTTTGGGCAAGCTGATTGTTAAGCTCTGATGTGATTCTACGATAACCATACCTGCCCTTGTGTTGGTGGTAGATGTGGTTAATGTGTTCTTTTAAGTCAAGGTCTTTGTCAGGCTTTGTACTTTGACGAATGTGGTAATAAAACACACTTCTTGGCAAGTTTGACACTGCCAATAAGTCAGCAAGTTTGTGCTTATGCCTTAATTCTTGGATGATCAGGACTTGTTCTTTGTTTGTACTGATTGTTCCTTTTGACGAATTAAGGCATCTAGCTTTTTTAGATAGTCATTCTCTGCTCTAAGATAGGCAAGTTCATCAAGCAAATCATCCACACTTTTTTCGTGGTCTTGTTTGGTTTTCCAAGTTGATTTGGTTTTATTAGCGTTGTGTTTGTTTGACATTGCTTTTTTGCCTTTGGGTTTGGGTATTAGTCCCATTATACCAAAGGCTTGGTAGGACTTTAACCAAGTTGACAGTAAAGAAGGTTGTGGCAGATTAAGCTCTATGGCAAGTTGTGTAAGCGATTTGCCCTGTTGTATGGCTTGAACGGCATTAAGCTTAAAATCTGTGTCATAGACAGCCTTTGTGTGTCGTCTTTTTATGCCATCAATGCCATGTGCTTGATAGAGTTTAACCCATAGCTCTACGGTTGTGTGGTTTAGATTAAAGTGTTTGGCGGTTTGTTTGTAGCCATGATGATTAAGATAATACCCAATCACAGACAGTTTAAAGTCGGTTGTGTATTTTGCCATAAAAAGCACCCCAAAGGTTAGTGTGTCTAACTTTTGGGGTGCGGTTCAATTTCGGTTGTGCTGTTTTTTTGTTTTTAAATCTTAACAATCAAGAATCCCACATTTCTTTGTCCAAAGCCTTTTCTTGCTTGGCAACGGTTGCCACCCCTGTGATGTCGCCCACGACATTTAGGGCGGTGCGACCCATATCAAGCAAGGCATCAATGCCCAAAATCATGCCATAGGCAATCGCCACCGCCGAGCCAGCTTCCACAGGTAGACCAATGGATTCTAGTACCATAAGGAGCATAATCGCCCCCGCCCCTGGCACACCTGCCGTACCAATTGCCCCAAGCACGGCAGTCATCGTGATGGTCAGCATTTGCGAGCCGTCAAGCGGTACGCCCACCGCATTGGCAATAAAAATCGCACACACGCCAAGATACACGGTCGTGCCGTCCATGTTCATCGTAGAGCCGACAGGCAAGCCAAAGCTATAAATGTTCTTGGGAATGCCCATGCTTTGTGATGCTTGGATGGACACAGGCAAGGTTGCCCCCGATGAGCGGGTTACAAAGGCGGTGATAAAGGCGGGGCGAGCCTTTCTCAAAAAGATAAGTGGGGAGAGTTTCATCAACGCACAAATCACGCAGTACACAAGGGCGATTTGTAAGGCAAAACCAACATAAACAGTTGCCGTAACGCTTGCCAAGGAGCCAAAAGCGGTTGCCCCATTTTTTGAAAAAACAATAAAAATCAACGCAAACACGCCAATCGGAGCGTACTGCATGACCCAGCCGACAATCTTAAACATCGCTTGGCTAACCCCGTCCACAAAATAAAACACCGTGTCCGAGCTTTTTTTGATATTTTCATCATCGCTATCACGCCCAAAGGCAAGGGCAATGCCAAATACCAAACAAAAGAAAATCATGGGCAACACCTGACCGCTACTAATCACGCCGATTGGGTTGGTGGGGACGATTTCAAGCAGGATTTGAAGCATGCTTGGGGCTTCGGCAGTTTTGCCTTCGCTTGCGGTGTCGGCGATGAGTTCTAGTCCCAAACCGGGGTTAAAGAGCTTGCCCGCGCCAAGCCCGATGATGATGGCAAAAATGGACGTAATGGTGTAATAAATGAGCGTTTTTATGCCGATACGCCCAAGCTGGGCAGGCGTGATTGAGCTTGCCCCCACGATGAGCGTGGACGCAATGACGGGAATGACTATCATCTTTAACAGACGAATGAACAGCTCGCCAATGGGTGATAAAATGCTAATGGCGGTTTGGGCATTTTGAAAAATGATACCGCAGATTGAGCCTAGGATTAAGCCGATTAGGATTCTTAATAATAAGTTTGGCTTAAAATACCATGAAAAAAGTTTTGACATAACAAGTCCTATGATGTACAAAAGCATGATTTTTAACAAAAACACATCATTTTAACATAAATTTACAAAAGCCAATCATTTTTTGTTAAAATAAGAATTTTGGGCTAATGACATGGAACTCACCATACAGCTTATCTCCATACTCTTTTTTGTAGCGTTGTTTGCAGGGTTTATTGATGCCATGGCAGGCGGGGGTGGACTTTTGACCATTCCTGCCTTGCTTTTGACGGGCATGAATCCTGTGGCGGTGCTTGCCACCAATAAATTACAAGCCTGTGCAGGGTCGTTCTCGGCAAGTGTTACGATGATAAAAAAGGGGCTAATCCACCCCAAGATGATGAAAGTTGCCTTGATTATGGCATTTGTGGGTTCTGCGGTGGGGACGGTGCTGGTGCAATTGTCGCCCCCTGATTTTTTGCAAAAGGCATTGCCCTTTGTCATCGGAGCGGTGGGGGTGTATACGCTGTTTAGTCCCAATTTGGGCAAATTAGAGACCACGCCCAAAATGAGCCAAAAGCTGTATGAACGGACGGTTGCTCCACTTATCGGACTGTATGACGGCTATTTTGGGCCGGGGACGGGGACGTTTTTTAGTCTGTCGCAAGTCGTGCTTCGTGGGCGTGATTTGGTACAGGCTACCGCACGAGCCAAGCTGTTGAATTTTGCCACCAACATTGCGTCTTTGATTTTCTTTGTTTTAGGCGGTCAAGTGGTGTGGGTTGTGGGGCTTGTCATGATGACAGGGCAACTTATCGGAGCGTATCTGGGCTCGCACATGGTCGTCAAGGGCGGGGCAAAATTTATCCGCCCTGTGATTGTGGTGGTGTGCTTTTGTATGGTGGCAAAACTTTTGTGGGGTTAGAGCCTGTCAATCTCATCGGGCGACAAATTGGTATATTGGGCGATTTTGTCGGTGGGTTCGCCAGAGCTTTTCATGAGTTTGGCAATTTGTATAATACCTTCTTTTTTGCCTTGCTCATGCAGATAGCTGTCGGTTGCCAAATTATCACGGTAAGTTTTTAGGCTGTATTGATATTTTTGCCATTCTTCATGGGTCAAATTGGCAAGTTCGGCAATTTTAAAGGCTTCTTGAAAAATGGCATTGTCATTAAATGCAGTTGGTATCATTTGTAAATCCTTTAAATTTTTGAAATAAAATAACCATTTATCCAAATGGGTGGTTAATTCATGTTCTGACTTTTGAAATTTGGGCATTTCCAAATAAATCAATGTCAATTTGTCATAAAATATCCGCCCATGTTGGTCTTTTAATTTAATGGTGTGAATCACGTCATCATCGTCCAAATGCTCATCAAAACAAAAGTCCAAAATGCTTACGCAATACACCGCCGTAATTTGATAGTTCCACCGCCCACGCTTTGCCTGTTCGCTGATTGCCAAACTGGTGTAATACAAAGTGCGGTCTTTAAAATAATCCTGTTTGGTGCGTTGAAGTTCTACGATAAATTGCTCGCCTGTATGACTTTGGCAATAAATGTCATAAATGGCTTTGCGGTCGGATTGATTTTGCCCAAGCTGTTCGGTATTTTTAAATTCCAAATCGGCAATTTGATGATGAGTGGGTAATAGACTGTTTAAAAAATCAATCAACAAGCCTTTATTGGCTTCTGTGCCAAATAAGCGTTTAAAACCATAATCGGTAAACGGATTTAAAAATAAATTTGCCATAAAATCATTCTCTGTTTTTTATCATTTTAAAATTTGCTATTTTAAAAGTGGCAAAATTGGTGTGGGGGTAAATCGATTAAGCAAACACCAATCCCACTTCCATACCTAAATTAGCATTGATATTAACCAACGCATCAAGGCTAAATTTACTGATTTTGCCTTGTAATAGATCATTTAGGCGTGGCTGTGTCAATCCACAAACACAAGCCAGCTCGGCTTGTGTGCCGTCCATATCGGCTAGGGTATCTTGGATATGGGCAAGCAGTTCGGCTCTTAGTTTTAGGTTGGCACTTTGGGCGGGAGTGTCAGCTAAGGCATCAAATACAGAATGAAATTTCATGAGTGATTTTCCTTTTGTTGAGCAAGTTTTAGGCGAGCTTTGGCAAGTTCTATGTCGGCTTGTGATGTCTTTTGAGTCTTTTTGGTAAAGGCGTGTAGAACATAAACGGTATCTTGGAATTTGGCGGTGTAAATCACCCGATAAATACCATTTTCGTCTTTTAGGCGAATCTCAACCACGCCCGACCCTATGGTTGGCATATATTTAAAATCAGACGGCATTTGACCGTTTTGAACAAGATGAAGCTGATAGCCTGTGTCTTGTTTGATGTCATCTGGAAATTCTCTGATGTCGTCCAAAGATGTTCCCAAAAAACTCAATGTCTTTCATGGTTTAAGTCCACACCAGTTTTTAAAATAGATTATATCAAATTTGATATAAATTGCCAATTTTTGAGTTTTCTTGGTTGATGAAATTTCCCCACAAGACATTATCGTGTATAATGCCTTTATTTTTTGCGAATAAGCCATGACCCACCCCAAAATCCTACTTGCCATAACAGGCGGTATCTCCGCCTATAAATCTGCCGTCCTTGCTCGCTTGCTCATAAAAGCAGGCTGTGCTGTGCGTGTGATGATGACGGACGGGGCGTGTGAGTTTATCACACCTTTGACTTTGCAAGCCTTGACAGGCAACGAAGTCCACACCAAACTACTGGACGATGAAGCCGAACGTGGCATGGGGCATATTGAACTTGCCAAATGGGCGGACATGGTCGTCATTGCCCCTGCCAGTGCCAACACGATTGGCAAGCTCGCTCACGGACTTGCCGACAACCTTGTAACCACCGTTGCCCTTGCCACCACCGCCCCCATTGTCATCGCCCCTGCCATGAATCAGGCGATGTATGCCCACGCCATTGTCCAAGACAACCTTGCCAAACTTGCCCGTTTTGGCTACACCGTGCTGACCCCTGACAGCGGTGAGCAGGCGTGTGGCGATGT
This Moraxella sp. K1664 DNA region includes the following protein-coding sequences:
- a CDS encoding S8 family serine peptidase, with amino-acid sequence MSLQTQPAKKGFYAKPLTVACMVAIGTNSVAGYAETGAQAQSASSERVKVSSYLYNYYWDLINRRYYNPAPTPAPAPTPIPAPVRPAPAPVAPMPTPAPTPAPVESTVSGRYVAPVASSEVKRNNYTRQVQSHLKRSQPAPSAGTRTGYSVMDTSNNSDLTSKFYGATEDGYAQRLDNLKNTIDTRRAKVGVIDTGINRFNRDMVGANVHDTQVKCISAGRSSCYDPHNDSGIVETSTTSASGDHGNQMAAVIAGNNGMTNAKIYGSDSIDRGSNGGNQFLMMRKLNQDHGVKIFNNSWGSDNSDRWFYDAQRLNYDPNTGNIYPNRYRTSITNAEVTLPVIHDLIMNRDALIIKATGNEGLNDAHDENLAPLMNSEFKKGFITVSSPREDFNQANDCGRTAEWCVSATSSTENYANNGRLSNYKGTSPATARVAGTAVLVQSAYPWMKNENISQTILGTAKDFSEITANSPNGYKGLRRVSRLPSGYYGRYYTDNRGNLYIPGDTPWENRQIIANHNGKNITWQDGWGLLDPEAAAKGYGGFYWDNVELDTQGTPLSVFYNDLKGDKGFTKKGAGKLVFTGNNSYKGNSIIEGGSLEINGNNGGSTMVVKGGELTGHGSVANVHQTGGWVNNEGNLRIRGNYNINTNRGADAGLKAQFGNMITVDGKARLGGTLNLTGETKDGIISQSGSRSTVLRAKQGLENRFDSHRSSNPLFEVTKVEYTPEVDRNGRVVGNSRVNNDVQVTARRLSAGNVVYGIGMNNSGSRVAQNLDKVLNDLDEKQAVQGSLTSDEKRFANQVFSSFENMSADYGNNTASPMLSVVSTNQELYKLDPTFYADSALNVVEDSAVHATDFGKRLKDGRNVWGSVSHHDYDVDMAHATSERKGNTYTVGASTQTANDVSVGAQLDVSDLDLKESVYGISNKTQTDSIGLTVGASKNVGDAYVSGWVKGAKVETKANRAEMTDDIKYDGKLYGVGIQVGKNIDTASGVSVQPYAFANHQKYKNDGDINDGMNIITDISAKQTQVGVGTDVAFQATPALQLTAGVQVAHAVSRDTSLDTRYVGTATDVQYGTWDTDKTKWSAKVGANYNVTPNSQVGLNYSYTGSGDSDASQVGVSFTSKF
- a CDS encoding IS3 family transposase, with the protein product MSTNKEQVLIIQELRHKHKLADLLAVSNLPRSVFYYHIRQSTKPDKDLDLKEHINHIYHQHKGRYGYRRITSELNNQLAQKGMVINHKRVQRLMAKLGLKALVRRQRKFNTYKGTMGKDTIQDNILKRDFKADKPNQKWATDITEFKVQDKANDGGVIQRKLYLSPIIDLFNGEIVSYTMKDRPTYELVKEMLNDALSKLSQEKMDDKPIIHSDQGWHYQMHQYQQTLKEQGLTQSMSRKGNCLDNAVIESFFGTLKQEIFYETTTFTSTDELKQVIDEYIHYYNHDRIKSKLKGLSPVKYRNLVQLGLIQPLATT
- a CDS encoding helix-turn-helix domain-containing protein; its protein translation is MAKYTTDFKLSVIGYYLNHHGYKQTAKHFNLNHTTVELWVKLYQAHGIDGIKRRHTKAVYDTDFKLNAVQAIQQGKSLTQLAIELNLPQPSLLSTWLKSYQAFGIMGLIPKPKGKKAMSNKHNANKTKSTWKTKQDHEKSVDDLLDELAYLRAENDYLKKLDALIRQKEQSVQTKNKS
- a CDS encoding dicarboxylate/amino acid:cation symporter — its product is MSKLFSWYFKPNLLLRILIGLILGSICGIIFQNAQTAISILSPIGELFIRLLKMIVIPVIASTLIVGASSITPAQLGRIGIKTLIYYTITSIFAIIIGLGAGKLFNPGLGLELIADTASEGKTAEAPSMLQILLEIVPTNPIGVISSGQVLPMIFFCLVFGIALAFGRDSDDENIKKSSDTVFYFVDGVSQAMFKIVGWVMQYAPIGVFALIFIVFSKNGATAFGSLASVTATVYVGFALQIALVYCVICALMKLSPLIFLRKARPAFITAFVTRSSGATLPVSIQASQSMGIPKNIYSFGLPVGSTMNMDGTTVYLGVCAIFIANAVGVPLDGSQMLTITMTAVLGAIGTAGVPGAGAIMLLMVLESIGLPVEAGSAVAIAYGMILGIDALLDMGRTALNVVGDITGVATVAKQEKALDKEMWDS
- a CDS encoding TSUP family transporter yields the protein MELTIQLISILFFVALFAGFIDAMAGGGGLLTIPALLLTGMNPVAVLATNKLQACAGSFSASVTMIKKGLIHPKMMKVALIMAFVGSAVGTVLVQLSPPDFLQKALPFVIGAVGVYTLFSPNLGKLETTPKMSQKLYERTVAPLIGLYDGYFGPGTGTFFSLSQVVLRGRDLVQATARAKLLNFATNIASLIFFVLGGQVVWVVGLVMMTGQLIGAYLGSHMVVKGGAKFIRPVIVVVCFCMVAKLLWG
- a CDS encoding Rpn family recombination-promoting nuclease/putative transposase, which codes for MANLFLNPFTDYGFKRLFGTEANKGLLIDFLNSLLPTHHQIADLEFKNTEQLGQNQSDRKAIYDIYCQSHTGEQFIVELQRTKQDYFKDRTLYYTSLAISEQAKRGRWNYQITAVYCVSILDFCFDEHLDDDDVIHTIKLKDQHGRIFYDKLTLIYLEMPKFQKSEHELTTHLDKWLFYFKNLKDLQMIPTAFNDNAIFQEAFKIAELANLTHEEWQKYQYSLKTYRDNLATDSYLHEQGKKEGIIQIAKLMKSSGEPTDKIAQYTNLSPDEIDRL
- a CDS encoding XRE family transcriptional regulator, translating into MKFHSVFDALADTPAQSANLKLRAELLAHIQDTLADMDGTQAELACVCGLTQPRLNDLLQGKISKFSLDALVNINANLGMEVGLVFA
- a CDS encoding type II toxin-antitoxin system RelE/ParE family toxin; the protein is MDDIREFPDDIKQDTGYQLHLVQNGQMPSDFKYMPTIGSGVVEIRLKDENGIYRVIYTAKFQDTVYVLHAFTKKTQKTSQADIELAKARLKLAQQKENHS